From a region of the Actinopolymorpha singaporensis genome:
- a CDS encoding amino acid ABC transporter ATP-binding protein produces the protein MSPVLECRDVWKVFGRRSATVEVLRGIDLTVAEHEVVVLIGASGSGKSTLLRCVNLLERVSDGTIHLDGTDITDPRVDADACRQRIGMVFQSYNLFPHLTVLDNVTLAPRRVHGRSREDAEQAAHELLGRVGLADKAREYPDRLSGGQQQRAAIVRALVNSPRLMLFDEVTSALDPELVGEVLALVADLRRDGMTMVIATHEMGFARRVADRVCFLDRGVIAEHGPPEQVLDDPVEPRTRQFLHRLVEADHT, from the coding sequence ATGAGCCCGGTGCTGGAGTGCCGCGACGTGTGGAAGGTGTTCGGCCGCCGGTCGGCCACGGTGGAGGTGCTGCGCGGCATCGACCTCACCGTCGCCGAGCACGAGGTCGTCGTCCTCATCGGCGCGTCCGGCTCGGGCAAGTCGACGTTGCTGCGCTGCGTCAACCTGCTCGAGCGCGTCAGCGACGGGACGATCCACCTCGACGGCACCGACATCACCGACCCGCGCGTGGACGCCGACGCATGCCGGCAGCGGATCGGGATGGTGTTCCAGTCGTACAACCTCTTCCCGCATCTGACCGTGCTGGACAACGTGACGCTGGCGCCTCGCCGGGTGCACGGACGGTCGAGGGAGGACGCCGAGCAGGCCGCACACGAGCTACTGGGCCGGGTGGGGCTGGCCGACAAGGCCCGCGAGTACCCCGACCGGCTGTCCGGCGGGCAGCAGCAACGCGCCGCGATCGTGCGGGCGCTGGTCAACTCGCCCCGGCTGATGCTGTTCGACGAGGTGACGTCCGCACTCGACCCCGAACTCGTCGGCGAGGTGCTCGCCCTGGTCGCCGACCTGCGCCGGGACGGCATGACGATGGTGATCGCCACCCACGAGATGGGCTTCGCCCGCCGGGTCGCGGACCGGGTGTGCTTCCTCGACCGCGGCGTCATCGCCGAACACGGACCACCCGAGCAGGTGCTCGACGACCCGGTGGAACCGCGCACCAGGCAGTTCCTGCACCGCCTGGTCGAAGCCGACCACACCTGA
- a CDS encoding amino acid ABC transporter permease, with translation MSSTTSPGRAPGAGPDPRGEAGLPGHRPSPLQVQRDRYRSRQTVRSVLVAAVSTAVVGLVLYVALTGAPGWERVRASFLDPQVARQALPHILSGLWLNLRLLLACAACSLLLGLLIAFLRTLRGPVAFPIRALSTGYTYAFRGVPLIIVIYVMALGVPGLRLRGTPGVIVLGAAAIILTYSAYLAEVFRAGIESVHPSQRAAARSLGLSYRQTMRYVVLPQAVRRVSPPLLNDLVAMQKDVGLISLAGPIDAVRAAEISVGTTYNFTPYVVAGALFVALAVPLVAVTDAVTVRAARRQSAEGSA, from the coding sequence ATGTCATCCACCACCTCACCCGGCCGCGCACCGGGCGCCGGCCCGGACCCGCGCGGCGAAGCCGGGCTTCCCGGCCACAGGCCCAGCCCGCTGCAGGTCCAGCGCGACCGTTACCGCTCCCGCCAGACCGTCCGGTCGGTGCTGGTCGCCGCCGTCTCCACCGCGGTCGTCGGGCTGGTCCTCTACGTCGCCCTCACCGGCGCGCCCGGCTGGGAGCGGGTCCGGGCGTCGTTCCTCGACCCGCAGGTGGCCCGGCAGGCGCTGCCGCACATCCTGTCCGGGCTGTGGCTCAACCTCCGCCTGCTGCTCGCCTGCGCGGCGTGCTCGCTGCTGCTGGGGCTGCTGATCGCGTTCCTGCGTACGCTCCGCGGACCGGTGGCGTTCCCGATCCGGGCCCTGTCGACGGGGTACACCTACGCCTTCCGCGGCGTACCCCTCATCATCGTCATCTACGTCATGGCGCTCGGCGTCCCCGGGCTGCGGCTGCGGGGCACACCCGGCGTCATCGTGCTGGGCGCCGCCGCCATCATCCTCACCTACAGCGCCTACCTCGCCGAGGTGTTCCGCGCCGGCATCGAGTCGGTGCACCCGAGCCAGCGCGCGGCTGCCCGTTCGCTCGGGCTCAGCTACCGGCAGACGATGCGGTACGTCGTGCTGCCGCAGGCGGTGCGCCGGGTCAGCCCGCCGCTGCTGAACGACCTGGTGGCGATGCAGAAGGACGTCGGGCTGATCTCCCTGGCCGGGCCGATCGACGCGGTCCGGGCGGCGGAGATCTCGGTCGGCACCACCTACAACTTCACGCCGTACGTCGTGGCCGGTGCGTTGTTCGTCGCGCTGGCCGTGCCGCTGGTCGCCGTCACCGACGCGGTGACCGTACGCGCCGCCCGCCGGCAGTCCGCGGAGGGATCGGCATGA
- a CDS encoding ABC transporter substrate-binding protein, with protein MPFATLPRRATSPRTTSRRATSRRATSPRVTSRRLTVLLPVLACAVLAAFTACAPEDSATGGQAGATPSKQPKASGTTSPSPRGCAKGDLDLHAPGTLTVATDQPAYEPWFADDNPSSGKGFESAVAYAVARQLGFTASEVTWTRVRFNNAIQPGPKDFDFDINEFTITDQRKKAVDFSSSYYDATQAVVALKSSPIANAKSVAGLKDAKLGAQVNTTSYDVINDVVQPARQAQVFRSNDDARQALANGSIDGLVVDLPTAFYMTAAQLEGATIVGQLEQKSGTPEQFGLVLDKGSPLTACVTRAVDALRDDGTLEELAKTWLADVAGAPVLN; from the coding sequence ATGCCCTTCGCCACACTGCCCCGCCGCGCCACGTCCCCCCGCACCACGTCCCGCCGCGCCACGTCCCGCCGCGCCACGTCCCCGCGCGTCACGTCCCGCCGACTCACCGTGCTGCTTCCCGTGCTCGCCTGCGCGGTTCTCGCCGCGTTCACCGCCTGCGCACCCGAGGACAGCGCCACCGGCGGGCAGGCGGGCGCCACGCCCTCGAAGCAGCCGAAGGCCTCCGGGACCACCTCGCCCAGCCCGCGCGGGTGCGCGAAGGGTGACCTCGACCTGCACGCACCGGGCACCCTCACCGTGGCCACCGACCAGCCCGCGTACGAGCCGTGGTTCGCCGACGACAACCCCTCCAGCGGCAAGGGGTTCGAGTCGGCGGTCGCCTACGCGGTGGCCAGGCAGCTCGGCTTCACCGCCTCGGAGGTGACCTGGACCCGGGTGCGGTTCAACAACGCGATCCAGCCCGGGCCGAAGGACTTCGACTTCGACATCAACGAGTTCACCATCACCGACCAGCGGAAGAAGGCCGTCGACTTCAGCTCCTCCTACTACGACGCCACTCAGGCCGTGGTCGCGCTGAAATCGTCGCCGATCGCGAACGCGAAGTCCGTCGCCGGGCTGAAGGACGCCAAGCTCGGCGCCCAGGTCAACACCACGAGCTACGACGTGATCAACGACGTCGTGCAGCCCGCCAGGCAGGCCCAGGTGTTCCGCAGCAACGACGACGCCCGCCAGGCCCTGGCCAACGGCTCGATCGACGGGCTGGTGGTCGACCTGCCCACCGCCTTCTACATGACCGCCGCGCAGCTCGAGGGCGCCACGATCGTCGGCCAACTGGAGCAGAAGTCGGGCACACCGGAGCAGTTCGGCCTCGTCCTGGACAAGGGCTCGCCGCTGACCGCCTGCGTCACCCGGGCCGTGGACGCGCTGCGGGACGACGGCACGCTGGAGGAGCTGGCGAAGACCTGGCTGGCCGACGTCGCCGGTGCTCCGGTCCTGAACTGA
- a CDS encoding DinB family protein — translation MGSFDVPLDDERTQLDAFVEEHRGAIEATLDSLTEEQARRRLVPSATTLLGLLKHVTWMQRVWFEECVGGTPRQDLGLVQGPDDSFRLSDDDTIASVTAAHREACATARAAVADLPLDAVVTGHRSGPRTLRWVYLQVLRELAQHCGHADILREQVLAD, via the coding sequence ATGGGTTCGTTCGATGTGCCGCTGGACGACGAACGTACGCAGCTCGACGCGTTCGTCGAGGAACACCGCGGAGCCATCGAGGCCACTTTGGACTCTCTCACCGAGGAGCAGGCCCGCCGCCGGCTCGTCCCGTCGGCGACGACGTTGCTCGGGCTGCTCAAGCACGTCACGTGGATGCAGCGGGTGTGGTTCGAGGAGTGCGTCGGCGGGACGCCCCGTCAGGACCTCGGCCTGGTGCAGGGTCCGGACGATTCCTTCCGGCTCTCCGACGACGACACCATCGCCTCGGTGACGGCAGCTCACCGGGAAGCCTGCGCCACTGCTCGAGCGGCGGTCGCGGACCTGCCGCTGGACGCCGTCGTGACCGGCCACCGCTCCGGACCGCGCACGCTTCGCTGGGTCTACCTGCAGGTCCTGCGGGAGCTTGCCCAGCACTGCGGACACGCCGACATCCTGCGCGAACAGGTACTTGCCGACTGA
- a CDS encoding NADH-quinone oxidoreductase subunit A: MSALAMAGNASYYATYTTVLLVVLAGVAFAAVAFGANRLLRPHRPTTEKLLTYESGVDPVGEGWAQTHVRYYVYAYLYVVFAVDAIFLFPWATVFAAPGFGWSTLAEMFVFIGFIAVGLLYAWRKGVLTWT, translated from the coding sequence GTGAGCGCCCTGGCGATGGCCGGTAACGCGAGCTACTACGCGACCTACACGACGGTTCTGCTGGTCGTGCTGGCCGGAGTGGCCTTCGCCGCGGTCGCGTTCGGCGCCAACCGGCTCCTGCGGCCCCATCGGCCGACGACGGAGAAGCTCCTCACCTACGAGTCCGGTGTCGACCCGGTGGGGGAGGGCTGGGCGCAGACCCACGTCCGCTACTACGTCTACGCCTACCTCTACGTCGTGTTCGCCGTGGATGCGATCTTCCTGTTTCCCTGGGCCACGGTGTTCGCCGCGCCGGGGTTCGGCTGGTCGACTCTGGCCGAGATGTTCGTCTTCATCGGGTTCATCGCGGTCGGGCTGCTGTACGCCTGGCGCAAGGGGGTGTTGACATGGACGTGA
- a CDS encoding NADH-quinone oxidoreductase subunit C → MSWPEQARAAVAEALGVDAAEVGLDEAFGPPALDVPPDRWVDALTAVRDVVGCTYFDWLSAVDELEQGFTVVCHVARLRGQGGGASAGPSVDHLLVRTRIPREDARLPTATGVYAGAGWHERETYEMFDIDFAGHPNLAPLLLPDQFEGHPLRKEFVLASRVAKPWPGAKEPGESEHEAARAPSRRRVAPPGVPSPEAWGPRPPGSTAPDPLAAAKPARPARSAKRAERPARRTPRGAQPDQPDQPASPPDAGEGGPADE, encoded by the coding sequence ATGAGCTGGCCGGAGCAGGCCCGGGCGGCAGTGGCCGAGGCGCTCGGCGTCGACGCCGCGGAGGTCGGCCTGGACGAGGCGTTCGGCCCGCCCGCGCTCGACGTACCCCCCGACCGCTGGGTGGACGCGCTCACCGCGGTCCGCGACGTCGTTGGCTGCACGTACTTCGACTGGCTGTCCGCGGTGGACGAGCTCGAGCAGGGCTTCACCGTGGTCTGCCACGTCGCCCGGCTGCGCGGCCAGGGCGGCGGCGCGAGTGCCGGCCCGTCCGTCGACCACCTGCTGGTGCGGACCAGGATCCCGCGCGAGGACGCCCGGCTGCCCACTGCCACCGGGGTCTACGCCGGTGCCGGCTGGCACGAGCGGGAGACGTACGAGATGTTCGACATCGACTTCGCCGGGCACCCGAACCTCGCGCCGCTGCTGCTGCCCGACCAGTTCGAGGGGCACCCGCTGCGCAAGGAGTTCGTGCTGGCCAGCCGGGTCGCCAAGCCCTGGCCGGGGGCGAAGGAGCCGGGCGAGTCCGAGCACGAGGCGGCACGGGCGCCGAGCCGGCGACGGGTGGCCCCGCCGGGCGTTCCCTCGCCCGAGGCGTGGGGCCCCCGCCCTCCCGGTTCGACAGCACCGGACCCGCTGGCCGCCGCAAAGCCGGCCCGGCCGGCCCGCTCCGCCAAGCGCGCAGAGCGCCCGGCCCGGCGCACCCCGCGGGGCGCGCAGCCCGACCAGCCCGACCAACCCGCCAGTCCGCCGGACGCGGGGGAGGGCGGGCCTGCGGATGAGTGA